Genomic DNA from Nymphalis io chromosome 5, ilAglIoxx1.1, whole genome shotgun sequence:
attttcgataaaaaatatcgactcgtcaataatgtaaacaaataaatacggagtctaATAAAAACCTAAAGTGCTTTGTTagatgtaaatatgttatttcaatttattcgttttcctatttatatatatagaatttcctaacgacaacattatttaacatgaatttataatattattagattccgagtctgGATgtgaatatagaaataaatgtggcaaccattctgaAACACTATtaataacgaaaataaaaacaaacaatgcaacggttttagGGTGTAGtagggaaaaatattttaataaaaaaaatgtatacattaggtccttacatatgaaattagcgtttcgTCGTACTGACTATTTTGaatctgaaatattattataaattaatttagctggtacatttgagttttgaaaacagtcattcatttattttttcctcattatttttttctttggcgtcgcttattaccgcacaatggaaaacatgaaatatgcagaaacagctcgaaggattaataatgtgtacggcactggtgtcgcaaaagaaagcacgttacatttttgatttcaacattttcgttctggaagtttcgaccttcagaaccaaccccgttgACGGTCGGAGACCAAAggggaaaataaaaattaaaggctattgtggaagcggatccatcacaaagcacttcagagatagctgcaggcttcggggtaagtgataaaactgtcttaatccacttgaagcaaatcgggaaagtaaaaaacttTGAACGATGAATTgaatgaatcgaacttgcaaacacgagtcgactgctgtgttactttgctcaaccgacactaatgaagggattttaaatcgaattattacttgtgatgaaaagtggatactgtacgataatcggaagcgctcgtcgcaatggctgaaccctggagacccagccaaatcctgccctaaaagaaaattgactcagaaaaagttacttgtgagtgtttgactaacgccggtgtcgttcactacagttttctaaaatctggccaaacgattacggcatatatctattgtcagcaacagTAAACCATGAAAGAAAAACTAGCTGAAGTACTGAAAAGAAGAAccagctgctaaacaaccgagaatagttaatcgctctaggccacgacactgctgcttcacgacaacgcaagaccacacactgcacaataaACAAcaactaagttagatgagctacaatttgAATGTCTGCGACacccaccgtactccccggtaCTTACCTTGCTctaacagattaccattttttccggaatttggacaacttcttacaaggaaaaaaattcaactccgatgcggcagtccaaaccgccttcaaagagtttattgattctcgccctcatggttttttttagtaaatggatcaatgaactacttatgagatggcaaaagtgcataaataacaacggtgcatactttaattaattaaatatattttacaaaaaaaaattgactttatattcctcccgtacaaaacgacaatttcatatgtaaggacctaattaatattaaaaagtaaaatttaaaaatttcgttttgtttttattaactcctgaaaatttaaattggaatgcagttactatagCAACGTTATACGCAATATTGACAATATCTCAATCTCAATCGCGGTTTTACGGGCCCTTGGTCTGTTAGTTTCTGTCTGCGCTTTCGAAAATGTAATGATTttgtaaatctatttaaattaatcaaagtaatTGGAATGTAATGTTAGGCAGCCctcaattatttgtaaatataattcatcattCAGTTTTTAACTCAATAACCTGTAGCATTACAAGTATGAATCcaagaaatgtaaaaataacgtttcttgatttttttttctattaagaaaatattattactttatatttttatctgacacaatcctaaaaatatattttggttatacatacaatattttatttttaagcttttcAATGATAtcatacatatgttatatttttcatataacaaTGTAGAGGAgtgacgctgtcgaggccaattgggccaacagcaacaagttatttcgaaaaaaaaagtagaaaaaaagCTATCGAGTGTGGGAAAAgttattagttaaaattaaataaaagatgatagaaattaaaagttaaaacacatttattgttatactGAAGGTAAGTctcttacttttataaaatttaattacaacaaaatataatatattctatttgtaaatatattggaAGCTATTTGGATATtggatgactgcctcgttggtctagtggcttgatgtaaggtagGACTGGTCCTGAGCTCAAGTctcaggtcgggtcaataaaaagttattgggtttttctgtcagaaaattctcagtagcagctcggagtctggaagtgtgttcactcccgtgccttgaaaagcacgtaaagccgttggtccctcccgcgcctgaactctttccggtcgcgtcggattgccgtcccatcggattattagagttagggaatagagagtgcacctgtgtttgcgcacacacttgtgcactataatttctcttgagattggccgccgtggccaaaatcgctctggaggatattattattatattggaaGATAcccatgatatttttttaaataaattctaccGCTTTTTAATAGCACCCAATTTAAATCATTTCTTTTTATTGAGATCTAATCTTGAAAACTGACTTTATTATTCGAAAACCTAATctataaatgacaaaaaaatgaTTTCCTCTTTTTACCTAGTAtttcgcattttttttttttgataaaaaccgggaaagcaaatgactccacctgatggtaagtggtagtggagtccaaacgcgacgacggctagtacagtcgggaagaatgttctgcactagccgcccccgccttgctgacgcgcaagatgcctcttcacgcctcgtggaaggaacccaggttgtaagaggaggggaacacgtgtgctggtaaagaGTTCCATTTTTTAGTGGTGCTACAAAAAAGAGTTGCCAAACATCTgcgtgcgcgatggaattgaagtCACAGTTATGCGGtaacatcgagagccagcacgcgtagacttctgaaggaaaggggaagcagAAATTagggagaataattcctcagaaatacaattataagaacacaattttaagaaataatattaggaTGTAGGGCAACACAATTGAAAAAGATAAACTGGCAACATCGTTTCGATTCTTTCATCGTCCTTTGATTGTCAAATTCCGACAAAATGGTAgtgtaatttaaaagttttgtattaaatcgtaaaatatcgttgtaaatgtgatatttaatcatgaaatttttaatgaaaacaatcTTGGATTAAGCATTTATTTGatcatattcaatattttcCTATCACTTAgtgttcttttaaaaataacctaTTGGTAAATATTTCAGACGAAGGGTACATCCAGCTTCGGTAAACGCCGAAATAAGACACATACATTATGTAGGAGATGTGGAAGATCATCTTATCATATCCAAAAATCTAAATGTGCTCAGTGCGGTTATCCTGCAGCTAAGTTACGATCTTGTAAGTGTAAttctaacatattaatattgtaaggtTATTTGAACGTGTTATTGCtcacataatatgtaaatattaactcAACTTTTATTTAATCCTACAATGATTGCGGAGCTATTCGAATTAAAATAGTTCCTTGTAAATGtaggtaaattatttttactgaatTTTCAAAGATATGGCtttgtaatataattcttatgccatttttgaataatttgtacAGTGATTTTAtactattcaattttattaaataaagtattaattatattagtttctgTATATTcgaattcatattatattgttcCTTTTTTCAATTACTACTCAGATAGTAACacctattttatagaaaattttcataaaaaaagattaGAGAAAGAGGAGTAGTCTTTGTTTCTGTGTATGATAttcaaaaaatgttatattgtgGCATTGTTTTCACTTTTGAAAAGGGTTTttctggatatatatatataacacatatgCAGATTAATAAGTGTAATATTTTGCTTGGGTAAATTTAAATGCCACTGCAATTACTGGCTTAAagacaaaatatcttaaatcCATCTTTATTCTTTTGTATCTATCTCTAGTGGCCTATTAGCTTGTCTGCCTTCATTGCGTTTTTACTACAATAATGAATGAATTGACGTCCATGAAATtatatgttttcttatttttattgataaaaattgatttgaaaactatatactataaatttattgtcaaattgctgtcttttatgtatgaaattaatttctgTTAACATCAATTATTCAATTTGTTTTCAGACCACTGGTCAGTAAAGGCGAAACGCAGGAAGACCACAGGTACTGGCCGTATGCGTCACCTCAAAATTGTCAGAAGGCGTTTCCGCAATGGTTTCAAGGAAGGAAAGCCTACTCCTAAGAAAGCTGTTGCCTCATCGTAAACTTATTGCttattgtcaataaaaaaatcataaaatatttcattattttatttctaaaatttaattatttgaaataaatttcatattaatcttaaagaaaaaaaaaatttaagtgcTTAAGCAAGCAAATACAATGGGGCACTATGTAGAAAGTAAGACATTATTTTTGGTTGATTATGTTAAGGATTAAGACAAAACTTTAACAGAAATGCTCAATTACAGCTTGTTGATTACTCGAGAGGAAGTATTATCAATATGTTAGTTCCCTAGGATAATAAGACAATGGGAGTGTGAAATAGCTTCTAAACCTAAGCTAATTGCAGTAAGGGATTAGAGCAGGGTAATATGAGTATGATAATCAGTACTTGTGTATGTTCCATGTATTCCCAGCCAAAACATTTGGTTCTTTAAAAGTAAttgtagttttttaaaatattaactatccatCCAACTATCCGGTAACTCTTacgtagaaaatatatatatgtcctgATTAATTTATCATCAGGGCAATTATACTCAGCTGTATTTACACTTTTTCTGCCAGGTTTATAAAAATTACGTAGAGTGTCGTAAAACATggcctaatatatattttcgagtACATCGACGCGATAAAGGCGATGCCACTAAATCCATAATCGTGTTCCTTCCAGCGAGAAGGATTGTCaaaattacttacaaaaatttttattttatgatttaaaaattcattgatAACATAGTAACTACATTGTCCTTTGTTTACCTAACGAATTCGCAATGCAGGACacaatcatttattttgtaatgttaggttacgattttttttttaaataaaacatctataattaatttaaatgtttgataTTGATCCGGTGGGATGCGCAGATAATAACCGctgaattttgtttttatgtatttgccTCTCCTGAGAtacaattcattattttattattttgtccatATATTTACTACCTAATTATATGCAATTTTgttaacgaaataaataaaataaaatcatttatagatAGCTTAGCAACCCTTTTAGCTTTTCGTTCGATGTCGTCGcacctataattataattcgaaACCGCATATGGACGAAACAAGTTTGGGTACGATTTCGGATAAACGGTACCTAGTGAAACTGTTTAGACCACATTGAATTTACAAATATCGTCTTcaacaattttttgttttaaggtCTGATAGTCGGTGTAATGCGGTAAATCTTTCTCATTCTGATACAGCTTTAAGAGGTTGGAACCCTTATTTTTGGGCACTTTAACATAAATAACCTTCCTACCTATATTTTTCTATACCATCGTACAGAAAAGTAACTGGCTTTCAATTCATATACCattcattacaatatattatgaattagaTCGGCTGCTCAAATTTTCGACTAAATGAGAAGGCTTAAAcgttaaatcaaattttaaatatgtaatattaatcatCTTTAAAACAATGGTATTACAAACGTTACgatatttcaaatgaattacattgcattttaaaaacaaattaaataaaattgttaaaaaaaatatttattaaaatgtaattaattatatttgcaagCAAGTGTATTTctctattaatagttttattatctataataataatatatttatgtatattaataataagtatttcgaTTCTATGACAGaactttttatattcataacattcttaaaataataaaattcttatacaatttatttttatcagattttttgataataataatttattaattgtataacagtctcaacataaattataacaacgtTGTTATTGAAggaaataatttagtaatactTAATCTAATATGTATGcaccaaaatattatatactttttgagCAGCAAAAGATTTATACAAGATAGTTAATAGAAAATTTtggataattaaaatacaaatatatcagAATAGTAGAATTTCACAGTAAGTTTATAACGTGAATTTAAACTAGGCGGTATTTTCGTACTCGTTTAGGTATGCTTTTCCGACACAGCCCTTGCCATCTTTTTAATTTGCAATCATTACCGTCACCTGACAGTGACACTTGACAGTTGACTCAGTCGAGTCGAGTGTCGACAGTCTGTCAGCCGATTAACAATAATTCAAACGTCCTGTCTCTGTCCGTGATACAAACTATTCGCTCTCATAGAACCTTCAACAATAGAATTCCACATAATCTTATCCAATATCGTCATTGAATGATACCTTATCGTGAGTTATGACGCGATGATATTCACATGTACATTGTCGCAAGTTCTCCGCTTTGAATgtgaataattttgatttttgctGTAGGGGAGTGTAATGAGTTCGCGTTAACTTTTACTACAAAGTAACTTAAGTTTACAGTTATTTAGTGATATTTTTCGTGATGTCGTTGTTTAAGAAGAAGGCGCCAAAGTATTCAGCGCCACCGGTACCTCCTCCACCGGTGGAAGACGTACAGAACCATCAATCTAACGGTTTGGACAATAACAACGGTGCTCAGAAGTCACAATTAGTGTTTCACTGTCAACAGGCACAGGGGAGTCCCCTTGGGCTTATTTCTGGATTTTCAAATGTTAAAGAGCTTTATCAGAAAATAGCAGAATGTTACGACTTTCCTCCGGAAGATGTAAGTAGCATTTCGAAtttcataacaatttaaaaaataaatattgacttaTCTTCATAAGGCttactatataattttgaaaataaatgttttaacatGTTCTGTTGAGTACTTTCTGcgaattacattttttgtattgttaaaaGGTGGACCAGCAAATATCCCATATCAACTAAGTGGTACAATAAAGATATGTCTTGCCATAGACATTGTTATCATAaaccatattaatataattatgaatatactaTTAACTTTTTCTAAGTTTTTATGGttcttaatctttttttaaagaatctaaaccataatttatttgatttattcaaAGTcctaaagtatatatatttactattatttaatgcATAAAGACACTCTATCATGTAACTAACAGTTTTGGaaactgttaaaataatataatgttaaaattatataactggaaatttattataaattggatTAAAATTGCTCATTTCTTAAAATAGGCATGTAgtgatacataatatttaaaaaatgagaaAACTGCTTATCTAATTGATTGGaatgttttatacattatgAAGATATCTTTTATGATTGTACTATAACATATATTGATTATGGAAATTAGCTTTTTATAACATCTATTTACCAACATTATACAAGCtctatattatttcattagccCGCAGATATCtcaatattcaataaaacattttcttttatttttgtgaaatttgAGTCTTTGAGTACCTTTTCACACAGTGTGGTTTGAGTGTGTTCAGTGATTGAGTTTGTGTGCATTCGAATTGCTGCCACTTGCTATCCACCCACGGCTTCCGTCGTGTACActcttatagtatttttttaagaataatagcaTCCCCATTTCAAGGAATTTCCtagtattttagttatttacccctccaattaaatAAAGGTTATGCTGTGAATTATGACAATAGACCAAAGTTCGAACCTGGGACTTGTGTGCTGCTCGTAAACCGTAGCGCTATTGGTCCTTATATGGTTGTGTATTAGCTCTATATGTTtgctttttgtaaattttagttataagaacgtaacatattttaataaataaaattaattgttttgatttatttatttaaaccagattaaaaaatatacatatctatTATATGTGTACTACAATAGGTAGTCGCATTATACAGTTCACGCTCTATCTTTTGGCGTGGTTTGGCGCTCAAAAATTCGTCATAGGTCGTACTTCTAGAAGCGCTCGCACAGTAATTAATTCGAACGCCCAACACATGGAATTTTGTAGCATTTTAgaagttgttattatattttttcaagtctttttatacatatatgtaatatatttaaatgatttaaaaaattaattcattatgaaGTTAcgttaattttggtataaatttttcttaataattttttttttttatgaagaaaTTCACAACTATTTCGGAGCGTTTTTACTAGTTTTTTGCTtttgaatgtaattttttttatagttaattcatactaatttcaaaattttaggcCGCTATGAATTAAATCACTATTTAAactatagtattatattttttccattcAAATTGGTCAGTACCGTAGTTCAATCTACAACCTCAAAAAAGTGCATTGGTgcattattacataaaactagCTTTGATATTTTGACTTTCTATAGATAGCTAAACCCGAATGAAGAAAATTGAGGCTGCTATGAACTATACTAATAACTGTTCTTCATTTttcaataacttaaaaatttcaGTCTTTTAGTTTCTCAAAATACGAACATTTAAGTTGattgtttaatgaaaaaaatacagttgAAATGTAATAGCGCTCTTAACGAATAGTATTTCGATTAACACGATAATGTAGTTATTGTCACATAcctaatttcatttcatttgggTTTTATTCTCTATAAGTACGTTCGTCGTAAGGGGTCAGTGACAAGCTTAtgggtttttttttctattattccGCTTTTTTAGTCCTATTAACTTcgctgatattattataatatataatattgcaaaaaGAGTACACTAAGTGCTTACCTTCTAGTGGTATAACTTTAATCTTTAGCTTCATGCCTTCATTTCTCCTTTCGACAATATAATACGTACCTCAAACAAACAGCGAATTTGCAAATCTATTTAATtctgagatattttttttactatgatCACATGTCAAAAATGAGAATAATGTTCTTGTTAAAAATGATTGTCGAATAGATTATGTAGTTTAAATAGTAATGTGATAAATTAATAACGACATTCGGCCACAGATCGAAGGTCGACTTGGATTGCATAAATATACTATTGAATTTTCGTTAGGATTACTGCAAGAAAGAGACTATTTCGCGGCATTAGTTACTTTATCTGaccaaaataaagataaataataattatatttaataatttccttatatatgatgaatattaaaaagttacgaACGTGTGtatcgtttttattatagtttgataTTTTCCAATGGTTTAACTACAGCGGGTAATTTTccgacatttttaaatttacctaattattattttacaaatgcattcgttttttaaactaaatctGATAAGAATTAATGTGTGATAAAGATAAGAGATAGTAACTTTATAACAGTCGACGGAGAATGATAGATCTCTTTTTCCCCTCTGATTAATTCAAGTATGATATGGAAAATGTTTCTTTGGCGGACAATCGAATCGAAATTAAACCAGCCTGTTCTTTGCAAAGGCTCTTCGCCCGCCAATACATACTTTTTTGCGGCATAGCTATTGAAAGTATATACTCTAAACTATATGTTCAATCAAAGTCATTACATTCAGATTGCGAAGGGGATAAATTTGCTTGCAGCGTTTCTGACATGCAGACAAAACCACTGGTGGTTGGTATTCAAAGAGACGATGCTTTGACAACGACTCGAGATGGCGTTGCCGTTTTCGGTCTGTTGCAAGCGCTGAGCGCGCTACTCTGTATTGGTCTTGGTTGTCTTCTATCTTAATGTGCATTGCAAAAATGTCCTCATTTATCGATTGGAAATTCTTCATCGTTTTGTTTCAACATACGTTTCAAACAAATTATggttaattaatgtattaaggACTGAAGATATCCTTAATGAGATTCTACTAGGACTTTGGTATGCCGTGACTTATAGTCCTTGTTTGAATGAGCGGGTCTGTGCCCTAGAACCACGTAGGTGGTTTTTCTTCCTTTCTTAAATGAGTTGCTTCGAAAACGAGATTCGTATCGAAGTTCGAGCATGAATGATTTACAGATTTGCTTCACAAAGTTTATGCACGTCGAACTTTCTTGCCGGGTCCTCCAGCTGGACAAGCTTACTGATATTGACTTCACCCACTATGTTATGGTATGGTAGTTTctctcaaaatataattaataattacagtatTCGTAAATAATACTGTTTAGCATTAACATATTTAGCATGTATCCATTGTACggttattattcttatattttaccGTGACATCACTCTATGACTATTAATAGTTTGACGCTGACATTGTTATGATAAGAAAAAATCAAGTCAACATGTTTTTTGCACGAAATATGAACAGTTAGCACTTTTCTATGACACTAATTGCATttcttattacaattaatattcaaataattgcgataaaaatattcttttccggaaaaaaaaaattctattgaTCTGTATTCATACAATAAGATCGTaagaatatttcaattaaaaaaaccacttataacaataattttattagtagttattataaaaatattttgtgatttatatttttttaattctataatttacaatttaagatATGTAACACAATTTATATGCTACCTGTAATTAATACAGGAAATCATACAATAAATTAAGCATTACAAGCATttgatcattatatatattatatatatatatatatatatatcaatacattGTAAATGTGAAATTGTATCACTATGTACATTACACACTTTTTTTCAACATATTTCTACTTACTACTAACTTCCTTCATTCTTGATACTACCTTAATAATATACGGAATAATGCTTTTTGagacatattttataatcttttataataaatcttaaagaAGGCCTATTCGATTTAAGTATTGCAGTTAGTCACAAATTCTCTGTGTTTTCTCAACTCACGCAAGTTTGTCTCAACTTAATCggatgaattaattaattttaatacatagatatcattaaagaaaaatatattctataaatgttataaacataTCTTAATCTATAAATGCttccttatattttattgacttcCGTGGATAAGTAGGTCATAAGGATTAGGAATATTTACCGCTGGTCTGATATcgtttgcttaaaataaatggtaaattttatcgactttttatttatttatttatttatttacttattatagtattaaaccagactttgttttaataataatttagagaTAACTTCGGTTTCCGAAGTGTACATTAATGTTCATTGTGTATGTATAATTGAAAATCAAAAATTGTTAAAGAATtctgtaaatttttatatatatacatagaccTCGGCCTCACCGGATTGAAGAAAAGATACAATCACGCcatatgttttgtattattttttaacaaactg
This window encodes:
- the LOC126768846 gene encoding 60S ribosomal protein L37, with amino-acid sequence MTKGTSSFGKRRNKTHTLCRRCGRSSYHIQKSKCAQCGYPAAKLRSYHWSVKAKRRKTTGTGRMRHLKIVRRRFRNGFKEGKPTPKKAVASS